ACGGACTCAGGCGGACGTAGATTATGGACGGTAGGGTTCCATTTTGGAGATTGGCTTTCCCTAGACAGCAGCAATCCGGATTCTCCTTTTGGCGGAACCGATAAGGATTTCATCGCCTCTGCGTACTACAGTTATTCAACATACATTGTGGCCAAGGCAGCGAAGGTCCTAGGGCGCGAAGCAGAAGCGGCATATTATGAGCGTATTTCTAAGGAAGTTAAAGTTGCAATTCAGGAGGAATTTTTTACTATAACAGGCCGGTTGGCGATCGATACACAAACTGCGTACGCAGTTGCGCTATTTATGGATTTGGTTCCAAAATGCTACATCGACAAAGTGGTTGAGGCTCTGCGGAAGCGTTTAAAAGCTGACCGTAATCACCTGAAAACAGGGTTTGTGGGAACACCTTACTTAAATCATGTACTGACATATCATGGATGTAATGATCTTGCTTATACCTTACTGCTTAATGACGACTACCCGAGTTGGCTTTATGCCGTGAAGTTGGGTGCAACGACCATTTGGGAACGGTGGAATTCAATTTTACCAGACGGAACGATTAGCGATACAGGCATGAATTCCTTAAACCATTATGCTTACGGCGCAATCGTAGAATGGATGTATCGTTGCATGGCGGGGATTAATCCAGTTGAGGAGGCTCCGGGTTTCCAGCGCGTGGCGCTCGTCCCGCAACCGGATAACCGGCTGAAGTGGGTGAAAGCAACAGTTGAAACCGCATCGGGCACCTATCGTAGCGGATGGGAGATTGATAAGGAAGGAAGGCTTGAGTTTACTTTTGATATTCCTTTCAATGCATCTGCCTGTATACGCTTACCTCATGCCCGTTTAAAAGATTTAGAAATTAACGGTGTTACCTGGGAGTTTACTGACATAACCGGAGAACAACTTGAGGAAGAGGTCCTATTGGAATTACTCAGTGGAAGCTATTCGATCAGCTATTCACCGACTAAGAGTTATTTGAGGATATTTAGCACGAAAACTCCATTAATTGAACTTTTGCACCACGATGAGGCTGCACCGCTCATAAGGACAATGATGTCTGAACAGGTTAAAGTCAATCCGGATGATTTGGGCGCTTCAATGGGTAACTCCTCCCTCCGGGATTTGGCAGCGTTCTATTCATTGCCTACACATATTTTGGATCAGATGGATGAACGGTTAAGTCAAATAAAATAACAACCATCAGGTTTAACGACTTCATTCCCGAAAAGCTCAACTAGCTGTTCGGGAATGTTCGCAGAAAGGGGTGAAAGCGGTACCAAACGGGAGGAACGGGTAGAGAATAATGAGCGAATTCGCCAAATGAGGCCATTAAACCACTTTAAAGGAGCCATCAAAGATGATAAGGAGATTATTTATCTGTCTCATGGCCATGGTCATGATTAGCTTTCCTGCTGCACTTAGGGCGAATGCTGCTGAAGGAAATGAACTTATGAGAACGATTTCATTAACTTCGGGTCTATTTGATTCGAATAAGGAATTAGCTTCGGTTACGGGTGCGGTTTATGATTTTGCAAGCACTGGGAGAGCGGAAACCACAGCCTCATTCCAGTGGACTGCAGCTGATAGCAGAGCAACGGAGATTGTTATTGAGCAGTCACCGGCTGGTCAAAACAAATGGACTAAAGCAGTTACCGGCACAATTCCAATTGACGCTACTAGCGTAATAGTATCAGAACTGATTGCAGGAACAGTCTATGATTTCCGGTTAGTTGTGATCGGAGGCGAAAATGCAGGTATTTCAAACACCGTCACGATTAAAACTGATATTGACATTATTTCCAAGCTAATCAATGGTGGTCACCTTTTTGATTGGAATCCCGGCGATGGAACCGTCTACCATGATTTGGTGTATGGTAACAAAGAGCGCAATAAATATGACTTGTATATTCCTACGAATGCTTCAAAAACAGAAGATATTGGTGTTATATTGAATCTCCACGGAGGTTCCTGGGTCGAAGGTGATAAAAGCGGGATGGCAGCCGAGTCGAAACGGTTTGCACAAGCTGGGTACATTACTGCCAGTATGAATTATACATTGATTCAGGAGGGCAATGGGGCGACAATCATGTCCATGATGGATGAAATTCAGGCATGCGTCACAGCTCTGAAGAAAGAATTGACTAATCGCGGTTATCATGTTTCGAGATTAACCATGGCAGGATACTCTGCTGGCGGACATCTAGCCTCCTTATATGCGTATTCAAGGGCAGATGTTACTGCTTTGCCAGTAGTCCTTGTCCTGGATAGTGTTGGTCCGAGTGACCTGTATCCAGATACATGGGCGCCTATGTTTGATGCGACAATGACAGCGGGTATTCTGAGTCTAATGGTCGGTGAAGTGATTACCCTAGAAGATATTGACTCTGGGATAGTGGATGAGAAGATTAAAGCAGTATCACCGCTTCAGCATGTTAGTAGCGACTCGCCTCCTACGATAATGGCTTATGGTGTATATGATCAGATTGTAGCACCGGGGCACCATCAAAAGCTTGCATCTGCGCTTAAACAGGCTGGGGTGGATCATAAATATATTTTATACCCAAACTCCGATCATGCTCTTGGTAACGATCCCGACAAAACTGCTGAACGAATCAGTTCCTCATTGGCTTATTTGGAGAAATATATGTCCCTTGAGCCACTCACTCCAATAGGTGATTTTGCAAGCACAGAAAAGACCGGTTCATCAGCGACCTTTAGTTGGACTATGCCAGTCAATGCGGACAGAATTATCATTGAGCAATCGCTAGCAGGGCAGAATAACTGGGCAACGTCCGAAACGAAAACAATTGCAACGAATGCTTCAAGTGCAACGATAACGGAATTGTCGTCAGGAACAACCTATGACTTCCGTTTGGTTGTGACAGGAGGAGTGAATGCAGGTAACTCGAACACGGTAAGTGTTACGACACGTAATGATCTTCCGGTAAACTCTCCACAATCACCAACAATCTCATCACAATCACCAGCAAAAGGAAATACCATTGAACAATCAACCGACTTAGGAGTATTCAAAACGGTTAACCAAAATGGTCAAACCCTCGAAACGTTCTCTGTCGATTCTAAAAAGTTGACTGACTATTTATCTTCGAAGAAAGAAGGTTCAATTGTTCCCATTTCAATGCAGACGAAGTCTGGTGTGTTTTCCGTTGAATTAAGCGGTCCAGTAATTTGGGCAATGGATAACAAGAAGGTGATATTGGAGATTCAAACGGAGCAAGTAACTTACCGGCTCCCGGCAAAGCTAATCCATAATTCTGCAG
Above is a window of Paenibacillus sp. E222 DNA encoding:
- a CDS encoding S-layer homology domain-containing protein, producing MIRRLFICLMAMVMISFPAALRANAAEGNELMRTISLTSGLFDSNKELASVTGAVYDFASTGRAETTASFQWTAADSRATEIVIEQSPAGQNKWTKAVTGTIPIDATSVIVSELIAGTVYDFRLVVIGGENAGISNTVTIKTDIDIISKLINGGHLFDWNPGDGTVYHDLVYGNKERNKYDLYIPTNASKTEDIGVILNLHGGSWVEGDKSGMAAESKRFAQAGYITASMNYTLIQEGNGATIMSMMDEIQACVTALKKELTNRGYHVSRLTMAGYSAGGHLASLYAYSRADVTALPVVLVLDSVGPSDLYPDTWAPMFDATMTAGILSLMVGEVITLEDIDSGIVDEKIKAVSPLQHVSSDSPPTIMAYGVYDQIVAPGHHQKLASALKQAGVDHKYILYPNSDHALGNDPDKTAERISSSLAYLEKYMSLEPLTPIGDFASTEKTGSSATFSWTMPVNADRIIIEQSLAGQNNWATSETKTIATNASSATITELSSGTTYDFRLVVTGGVNAGNSNTVSVTTRNDLPVNSPQSPTISSQSPAKGNTIEQSTDLGVFKTVNQNGQTLETFSVDSKKLTDYLSSKKEGSIVPISMQTKSGVFSVELSGPVIWAMDNKKVILEIQTEQVTYRLPAKLIHNSAVSSSLGDSISMDNLKVQIDISATLSDKTKHLESVAQEDGFSLIVPPMDFTLRLTQGEKSLEISKFNEYVERTFTLPDNVNPNKIMTGVIVGEDGQARSVPTKILEKHGKHYAQIKSMANGTYAVIWYPVEFVDTVNHWAEKAIHQMGSRMVTLGTDRTQFNPDRVVSGAEFVAILARGLGLQIEGETTMIKNHPTFRPNEAITREQAMVWILRAIEVTGLKPKFSTKTKMVILEQFSDAGKVSDWSKEAVEFCLNNGIVNGRSLSSLAADTFLTRAEAVTIVQRILEKSGLV